Part of the Bacillus cabrialesii genome is shown below.
TGTGCCTTCTTTGCCGCGGACGTCAAGCATCGGGTTGCCTTCTGCGTCATAGTAAGGACCGTCCGGTTTCTTGGAGCGGGCGACACGGATGTTGTAGCCCCCTGTTGCATCGAGACCGCCATATGACAGGTATAAGTAGTAGTATTGGGTGTCTGGATTGTAGAGAACATACGGGCCTTCGATTCTGCTGTGGTTGCCGCCGAGCAGTTTTTTGCCGTATCCCTGCCCAGGAAGCGGGAAGCCTGTTTTCGGATTCATTTCAAGAATGAAAATGCCGCCTGAGTATGATCCGTACACCATCCACAGCTTGCCGTCTTTATCAAAGAAGGTATGCGGGTCTACAACATTCGGATGTTTGGTTGCGTCATACGGTGTTCCATCGCTGCTTGTGCCTTCCATTCCTGATTTTAAAAAGATGCCTTTGTTTTTGTACGGGCCTTCAATGTTGTCAGCGACGGCGACACCCATGGCGGATCTTGGCGAATCGCCGCGGCAGGCGTTGTAGTACATATAATACTTGCCGTCCGCCAGCTGCGTGACATCAGCCGCCCAAAGGGTATCGGATTGCGCCCATTCGAAGGTATCTTTTAATTCTTCGTAGACATTGGGAATCAGAGGATTGTCGCTGCTTACACTGGTGGTTAGCTGCTGCCATTGCATGAGGTCATTTGTTTTAGCTGAAGCGAGGTGAGATCCAAAAACATAAAAGGTGCCATTTGTTTCAATGATGGAAGGGTCATGGACGCTGACTTCTTTAAATACTGGTTTTTCTGGTTTTTCTGCCTTTTGTGCATAGACGGAGTTTGGCAGGGTGAAGGCCATGATAAGGGCTGCAAGAAAACATACACGGAACAATCGGTTGAACATCTAAACAATTCGCCTCACTTTTTAATTAAATTTTTAAGCGCTTACATTTTCTATGAAGAAACACCGGCCCGCTATGAAGGCCGGATGTTTTCATATTCAAACGGATAGGTGATTCCCCACTGTTCCCTTACATTGTCCATGATACTCATGACAGCCAGGGAGAGACTGATGGTCTGGCTGTCTGTTTGGTGCAGGACTGCTGCTTGCATGTCCTCTACTTCATAGTTCAACCCTTTTGCCGTTTCTCCTTCTTTCATCATCTCTGTTTTTCCATTTGCGTACGTAATGAACGCTTTGTCCGGCCTTGTGAAATCTAACACTGTGATAAATCCATTTTCTCCGGCAACCACGCCTCCTTTTGGCATTTTCGCCCTCATTTTCAGCGATATGACAGCTATTTCATTGTCGGCGTTTTTTAAGATGATGCCTGACTGCTCGTCAACACCGGTGTCAGCCGGCTTGGCCGTGCTGAGGATCTCATTCGGCTGGCTCGTGAGAAAATACCTTACGAACGCA
Proteins encoded:
- a CDS encoding Gfo/Idh/MocA family protein; translation: MAGGALLDTGAYTLAFVRYFLTSQPNEILSTAKPADTGVDEQSGIILKNADNEIAVISLKMRAKMPKGGVVAGENGFITVLDFTRPDKAFITYANGKTEMMKEGETAKGLNYEVEDMQAAVLHQTDSQTISLSLAVMSIMDNVREQWGITYPFEYENIRPS
- the abnB gene encoding arabinan endo-1,5-alpha-L-arabinosidase AbnB, which translates into the protein MFNRLFRVCFLAALIMAFTLPNSVYAQKAEKPEKPVFKEVSVHDPSIIETNGTFYVFGSHLASAKTNDLMQWQQLTTSVSSDNPLIPNVYEELKDTFEWAQSDTLWAADVTQLADGKYYMYYNACRGDSPRSAMGVAVADNIEGPYKNKGIFLKSGMEGTSSDGTPYDATKHPNVVDPHTFFDKDGKLWMVYGSYSGGIFILEMNPKTGFPLPGQGYGKKLLGGNHSRIEGPYVLYNPDTQYYYLYLSYGGLDATGGYNIRVARSKKPDGPYYDAEGNPMLDVRGKEGTFFDDRSIEPYGVKLMGSYSFESENEKGPGYVSPGHNSAYYDEKTGRSYLIFHTRFPSRGEEHEVRVHQMFMNKDGWPVTAPYRYAGETLKEVKQKDITGTYKLIQHGKDISADIKKTINIQLNKNHTISGEMTGTWKKTGKSTDELTLAGKKYSGVFLQQWDSVREKNVMTFSVLNGSGEAVWGSK